A single Fusarium oxysporum Fo47 chromosome IV, complete sequence DNA region contains:
- a CDS encoding SNF2 family N-terminal domain-containing protein, with amino-acid sequence MPRRPAKRAHDLIDLTGDDESETRQKRPAPNGHHNQQQHSPGQGGTSVYGSSSSQAAPSSTAEPDYLDLTQDDDGPPLELYGTFDGKIVGVRYYRGYASAGENVLCRREPNNQYDSNAIRVDNVVGDQIGHLPRKVVEKIAPYVDRGDVVLEAQLTGEKGYYDCPVKLFFYGPSDPEERSRIGESLKRDRLVKATELKNTRKEAEARRKAAMGLVNGSSTHGLGQDLTVPQKPEITMDNVLQKSEAVEMRKGGDAIKSLAIGEDELAKMPMAEQPEQLKAQLLPYQLQGLAWMTSKENPQLPTKGSKEPVQLWLHESNNRFHNIASGFVTGTAPKLLSGGILADDMGLGKTLQIISLILTGGKGPTLIVAPVSVMSNWSQQIRRHVKGDQQPSIFVYHGGDKLHPLQLQKYDVVITSYGRLARERDSSVPRAISSPKIKWRRVVLDEGHTIRNSRTKVAIAACEINAESRWVLTGTPIVNSVKDLHSLVKFLHITGGIEESEIFNAQITRKLANGESHGEVLLQALMHDLCLRRRKDMKFIDLKLPAKKEYVHRIPFRKDEKRKYDALLDEARGELEQWQAGSQSGQKGRFQNVLERLLRLRQICNHWTLCRERVSDILKLLDEHEVVPLNAKNRGLLQEALRLYIESQEECAICYDNPNDPVITTCKHVFCRNCILRAIQIQYKCPMCRNKLDENSLLEPAPEDAGDDTRDFDADSQSSKTEAMLQILKATMNKEGSKVVVFSQWTAFLNIVEAQLKKENIGYTRIDGSMKADKRDKAIEVLDSDPKTRVMLASLSVCSVGLNLVAADTVILSDSWWAPAIEDQAIDRVHRLGQTRETTIFRLVMEGSVEERVLDVQGEKRELVTKAFREKGNKKRENSRAADISKLLG; translated from the exons ATGCCACGAAGACCTGCCAAACGCGCGCACGACCTCATCGACCTTACGGGTGACGATGAGTCTGAGACGCGTCAGAAACGGCCCGCCCCTAACGGTCACcacaaccaacagcaacattCCCCTGGACAGGGTGGAACAAGCGTCTATGGGAGTTCTTCATCGCAAGCTGCGCCCTCATCTACCGCTGAACCGGATTACCTTGACTTGAcgcaagatgatgatggcccCCCTCTTGAACTTTACGGAACCTTTG ATGGGAAGATTGTTGGTGTGAGGTACTACAGAGGATATGCTTCAGCAGGTG AAAACGTTCTTTGCAGGCGAGAGCCTAACAACCAG TACGACTCCAATGCCATTCGGGTTGACAACGTTGTTGGTGATCAAATCGGCCATCTTCCTCGAaaggttgttgagaagatcgcCCCATATGTG GATCGTGGCGACGTTGTCCTCGAAGCCCAGCTCACAGGAGAGAAAGGCTACTACGACTGTCCAGTTAAGCTCTTCTTCTATGGACCTAGCGACCCGGAGGAGCGCTCCAGAATCGGAGAATCACTTAAGAGGGATAGGCTTGTCAAGGCTACGGAGCTCAAGAACACTAGAAAGGAAGCTGAAGCCCGTAGGAAGGCAGCGATGGGTCTTGTGAATGGCAGCTCGACTCATGGTCTTGGCCAAGACCTTACTGTTCCACAGAAGCCTGAGATCACAATGGACAATGTTCTCCAGAAGAGTGAGGCGGTCGAGATGCGCAAAGGCGGAGACGCGATCAAGTCACTTGCTATTGGCGAGGATGAGCTTGCGAAGATGCCAATGGCTGAGCAGCCCGAACAGCTCAAGGCACAGCTTCTGCCATACCAATTACAG GGCCTTGCGTGGATGACCTCCAAAGAAAACCCTCAGCTCCCTACCAAAGGCTCCAAAGAGCCAGTGCAGCTCTGGCTTCATGAATCCAATAACCGTTTCCACAATATCGCATCCGGCTTTGTCACAGGCACAGCTCCAAAACTCCTTTCAGGCGGTATTCTTGCAGATGATATGGGCCTCGGAAAGACCCTTCAGATCATCAGCTTAATCCTCACTGGTGGCAAGGGTCCAACTCTTATCGTTGCGCCCGTCAGTGTCATGAGCAACTGGAGTCAGCAGATCAGGCGCCATGTCAAAGGAGACCAGCAACCTAGCATCTTCGTCTACCACGGAGGTGATAAGTTACACCCATTGCAACTTCAGAAATATGATGTTGTGATCACCAGCTATGGAAGACTTGCCAGAGAGCGAGACTCGAGCGTTCCCAGAGCCATAAGTTCTCCGAAAATTAAGTGGCGGCGagttgttcttgatgagggTCACACCATCCGAAATTCCAGGACAAAGGTAGCCATAGCAGCTTGTGAGATTAACGCAGAGTCTCGCTGGGTTCTGACAGGAACACCTAT CGTAAACTCAGTCAAGGACCTTCACTCCCTGGTCAAGTTCCTCCACATCACTGGCGGTATCGAGGAATCCGAAATCTTTAATGCCCAAATCACTCGTAAACTGGCCAATGGTGAAAGCCATGGCGAAGTACTTCTTCAAGCCCTCATGCATGACCTTTGTCTGCGCCGTAGGAAGGACATGAAGTTTATAGATCTCAAATTGCCGGCCAAGAAGGAGTATGTTCACAGAATTCCATTCCGCAAGGATGAGAAGCGCAAGTACGATGCTTTGCT GGATGAGGCGAGAGGTGAACTCGAGCAGTGGCAGGCAGGCTCACAATCAGGACAGAAGGGACGGTTCCAGAACGTCCTTGAAcggcttcttcgtcttcgacaAAT CTGCAATCACTGGACTCTCTGTAGAGAACGTGTTAGTGATATCCTCAAACTCCTCGACGAGCATGAGGTTGTTCCCCTTAACGCCAAGAACCGCggtcttctccaagaagctctccGCCTATACATCGAAAGCCAGGAAGAATGTGCCATCTGCTATGACAACCCGAACGACCCTGTCATCACGACCTGCAAACACGTCTTCTGCAGAAACTGCATCCTGCGTGCTATCCAAATACAGTACAAATGCCCAATGTGTCGCAACAAGCTGGACGAGAACAGTCTTCTTGAACCAGCGCCCGAAGACGCAGGCGATGATACACGTGATTTTGACGCCGACTCGCAGAGTTCCAAAACAGAAGCGATGCTGCAAATTTTGAAGGCGACGATGAATAAGGAGGGATCAAAGGTGGTTGTGTTTTCTCAGTGGACTGCGTTTCTCAATATTGTTGAGGCGCAGctcaagaaagaaaacataGGCTACACGCGTATTGACGGCAGCATGAAAGCTGATAAGCGCGACAAGGCCATAGAGGTTCTCGACAGCGATCCCAAGACACGAGTGATGCTCGCCAGTCTTTCTGTTTGTAGCGTCGGTCTTAACCTCGTTGCAGCTGACACCGTCATCCTCTCTGACAGCT GGTGGGCACCCGCCATCGAGGACCAGGCTATTGACCGTGTCCATCGTCTGGGACAAACCCGCGAGACTACTATCTTCCGACTCGTCATGGAAGGTTCGGTTGAGGAGCGCGTGCTAGATGTGCAGGGAGAGAAGCGAGAGCTCGTGACAAAAGCATTCAGAGAGAAGGGAAACAAAAAGCGTGAGAATTCACGCGCGGCAGACATTTCCAAGCTACTTGGCTAG
- a CDS encoding ATP synthase regulation protein NCA2-domain-containing protein: MTLVSDQVRRLDAYLDRLPVLSEVASEDDQSETEEHGFAVATAFSSPRLDHLLRTIQSLSTTSSSQPLLPAWRIRDLLISSDIPTSAHLSVREAQPGDEARSPYENELEWLLVSKATIQLHGVVLNTLLDQIVPLNDDIWYWDDVLGSYSYSSLYAVQSSPLRVWAWSQEVYTATKLRVQAGSLHHAPGELVDSTTSSLSQQWTQFYGIVHDSIRERSIANIQRRVLSPVALSRSEARRKQAQLKKLREITASGLGVLMDEGLQFGLDDDKAELQDHHDLKGVVERSVALIDMVLKEVSTLDVNIGDFEDKVFAGVEEDPELSVHIEDSNTADRPAILARRLLSIIDKSLPEHLTAMHALAKENGRPSTLIRYWLPAIVGLLSSTTVLRILVNRKADIIEWFVGFGETVRDFWFNWVIEPTSKIISTIRHDKTSEIAIMSRDSLKADRESLERMVVDFALDKPHFANETGSTLTETQVADIRHKVAEGDVTPVLRAFEKDLRSPFMGTIRGDLVRSLLIQVQKTKVDLEVAMTGIDSLLKSQELVFGFVGLTPGVLVSYSMFQYLRGVFGGRSGQRQTHKAGKAIRVLRNVDRILSEARPTETNLLSYKDHGLLLSEVHILRDLVDKLMPREIAREFLEDLDDLSNMKGIQLQTRALERIRWAYARWLH; encoded by the exons ATGACGCTTGTCTCCGA CCAAGTACGGCGGCTTGATGCCTATCTTGACCGTCTTCCAGTTTTATCCGAAGTTGCTTCAGAGGATGATCAGTCAGAGACCGAAGAGCATGGGTTTGCTGTAGCTACTGCCTTCTCATCCCCGCGTCTTGATCACTTGCTCCGTACCATTCAGTCATTGAGTACTACATCATCCTCGCAACCTCTTCTGCCGGCATGGCGCATCAGGGATCTTCTCATATCATCTGATATCCCTACATCTGCCCACCTCTCAGTGAGAGAGGCACAACCAGGTGATGAGGCTAGAAGCCCTTATGAGAATGAGCTGGAGTGGCTGCTTGTGAGCAAGGCCACCATTCAACTCCATGGCGTTGTTCTCAACACACTCCTGGATCAAATTGTCCCTCTCAATGATGACATCTGGTACTGGGATGATGTTTTAGGCTCGTATTCCTACAGCAGCCTCTATGCTGTCCAGAGTTCGCCTTTGCGTGTCTGGGCATGGTCCCAAGAAGTCTACACTGCAACCAAGTTACGCGTTCAAGCTggttctcttcatcatgccCCGGGTGAACTTGTGGATTCCACGACATCAAGTCTGTCGCAGCAATGGACGCAGTTTTATGGTATCGTGCATGATAGTATCCGGGAACGATCAATTGCCAATATTCAACGGAGGGTTTTGTCGCCTGTTGCGTTATCTCGATCCGAAGCACGACGCAAACAGGCCCAGCTCAAGAAACTTCGTGAGATAACGGCAAGCGGACTTGGTGTACTGATGGATGAAGGCCTGCAATTCGGCCTCGACGACGATAAGGCTGAGCTTCAGGACCACCACGATCTCAAGGGCGTCGTCGAACGTAGTGTTGCGCTTATCGATATGGTTCTCAAGGAAGTTTCTACCCTGGACGTCAATATTGGCGATTTTGAGGACAAGGTGTTTGCTGGTGTCGAGGAAGACCCTGAGCTTTCTGTTCACATCGAGGATAGCAACACCGCTGATCGTCCAGCCATTCTAGCCCGACGACTGCTCAGCATTATCGACAAGTCCCTCCCTGAACATCTCACTGCAATGCACGCCCTGGCTAAGGAAAATGGTCGACCTTCGACTCTGATTCGATACTGGCTCCCTGCGATTGTTGGTCTTCTCTCTTCGACAACTGTCTTGCGTATTCTGGTCAACCGGAAGGCCGACATCATCGAGTGGTTCGTTGGATTTGGTGAAACTGTTCGTGATTTCTGGTTTAACTGGGTTATTGAACCGACGTCAAAGATTATCTCAACCATTCGGCACGACAAAACCAGCGAGATCGCAATCATGAGTAGGGATAGTCTTAAGGCGGACCGTGAGAGTCTCGAGCGTATGGTTGTTGACTTTGCCCTCGATAAGCCTCACTTTGCCAATGAAACTGGTAGCACCTTGACTGAGACTCAAGTTGCTGATATCCGACACAAGGTTGCCGAGGGTGATGTCACTCCGGTGCTCCGAGCGTTCGAGAAGGATTTGCGAAGCCCTTTCATGGGCACTATCCGTGGAGATCTTGTTCGATCACTCCTCATTCAGGTTCAGAAGACAAAGGTTGACCTTGAGGTCGCCATGACTGGCATCGACTCCCTTCTCAAGAGCCAGGAACTTGTCTTTGGTTTCGTTGGTCTTACTCCCGGTGTCCTCGTCTCTTATAGCATGTTCCAGTATCTGCGCGGTGTTTTTGGCGGCCGCTCTGGCCAACGTCAAACCCACAAAGCTGGCAAGGCCATCCGTGTCCTCCGCAACGTAGACCGCATTCTCTCCGAGGCCCGACCTACAGAGACCAATCTTCTCTCTTATAAGGACCACGGTCTCTTGCTTTCTGAAGTTCATATTCTGAGAGACCTCGTTGATAAGCTCATGCCCCGTGAAATCGCGAGGGAGTTCCTTGAGGATCTCGATGATTTGTCAAACATGAAGGGTATTCAGTTGCAGACCAGGGCACTGGAGCGTATTCGTTGGGCTTATGCGAGATGGCTTCACTAG
- a CDS encoding fatty acid hydroxylase superfamily-domain-containing protein: MDALNATTFASFNQTKDYFVVLEEVSKYNVQLNIVEKLWAAWYLWMQNDTLATGIMSFVLHELVYFGRCIPYMMMDYIPYFQQFRIQKQKVPTLKEQWDCAAIVLISHFTAELPQIWFFHPVATYLGMDYGVPFPPVWKMALQIAICFVMEDAWHYWFHRALHYGPLYKAIHKMHHTYSAPFGLAAEYASPIETALLGIGVVGCPVVLLAITGELHLFTMYTWIVLRLFQAIDSHSGYDFPWSLRHFLPVWAGAAHHDLHHEKFIGNYASSFRWWDYCLDTEAGAEAHKRRREKKLAQIKAKKAQ, encoded by the exons ATGGATGCGCT AAACGCGACCACCTTCGCGTCCTTTAACCAGACCAAGGACTACTTTGTTGTCCTCGAGGAGGTCTCCAAGTACAATGTCCAGCTCAACATTGTTGAAAAGCTCTGGGCC GCTTGGTACCTCTGGATGCAGAACGATACCCTCGCAACCGGCATCATGAGTTTCGTTCTTCACGAGCTCGTCTACTTCGGCCGCTGTATTCCCTATATGATGATGGACTACATCCCTTATTTCCAACAATTTAGAATTCAGAAGCAGAAGGTTCCTACTCTCAAGGAGCAATGGGATTGCGCCGCCATCGTTCTAATCAGCCATTTCACCGCCGAACTTCCTCAGATCTGGTTCTTCCACCCCGTCGCTACCTACCTCGGTATGGACTACGGTGTGCCCTTCCCTCCCGTCTGGAAGATGGCTCTCCAGATCGCTATCTGCTTCGTCATGGAGGATGCTTGGCACTACTGGTTCCACCGTGCTCTGCACTACGGTCCTCTCTACAAAGCCATCCACAAGATGCACCACACCTACTCTGCTCCTTTCGGTCTCGCCGCTGAGTATGCTTCGCCCATCGAAACAGCTCTCCTCGGAATTGGTGTCGTTGGATGCCCCGTTGTCCTCCTTGCCATTACTGGCGAGCTCCACCTCTTCACCATGTACACCTGGATCGTCCTCCGTCTTTTCCAGGCCATCGACTCTCACAGTGGCTACGACTTCCCCTGGAGTCTGCGCCACTTCCTTCCCGTCTGGGCCGGTGCTGCCCACCACGATCTTCACCACGAGAAGTTCATTGGCAACTACGCCTCCAGCTTCCGCTGGTGGGACTACTGCCTGGACACCGAGGCTGGCGCCGAGGCTCACAAGCGCCGTcgcgagaagaagcttgcccagatcaaggccaagaaggcgCAATAG
- a CDS encoding pterin 4 alpha carbinolamine dehydratase-domain-containing protein, translating into MRPSHISHRLPSLSRLASTMAQPQFSAGTDAASVTPALKALTSEGGRWTLTKDGAALERQFKFKTFSKTWDFMTGVSLQCKIKNHHPEWSNVYNTTFVRWTTHNPAGLSDKDISMAAECDALAAQLGELPPEPTAPVAAETDDQSCAIRGLADRAAGAAGDCCTPKRK; encoded by the exons ATGCGCCCTTCTCATATCTCACATCGTCTTCCATCTCTTTCCCGCCTAGCTTCGACGATGGCTCAACCGCAATTCTCTGCTGGCACTGATGCTGCGAGCGTTACGCCTGCGCTTAAAGCACTCACTTCCGAGGGTGGACGATGGACACTTACCAAGGATGGTGCTGCTTTGGAGAGACAGTTCAAGTTTAAGACATTCTCAAAGACATGG GATTTCATGACAGGAGTATCTCTACAATGCAAAATCAAGAACCACCATCCCGAATGGTCCAAT GTTTATAACACAACCTTCGTCCGCTGGACAACGCATAACCCAGCGGGACTCTCGGACAAGGACATAAGCATGGCTGCCGAATGCGATGCTCTCGCTGCACAATTAGGTGAGCTGCCTCCGGAGCCGACCGCCCCAGTTGCGGCCGAAACGGACGACCAGAGCTGTGCTATCCGTGGGTTGGCGGACCGCGCAGCTGGGGCGGCAGGAGACTGCTGTACCCCCAAGAGGAAATAG